In one window of Pristiophorus japonicus isolate sPriJap1 chromosome 9, sPriJap1.hap1, whole genome shotgun sequence DNA:
- the LOC139272797 gene encoding histone H2A type 2-C-like, with product MSGRGNTSGKARAKAKFQSSRDGLQFPVGCVHRLLRKGNYAEQVGAGAPVYMAAVLEYLTTEILELAGNAARDNKTRIILPKNKTRIIRNDQKLNKLLGKVTIAQGGVLPNIQVVLLPKK from the exons atgtctggaagaggaaataccagcggtaaagctcgggccaaggccaagtttcAATCCTCCCGggacggactgcagttccctgtgggctgtGTTCACAGGCttctgcggaaggggaactacgctgagcaggtgggtgccggagccccggtctacatggctgctgtgctcgagtatctgaccactGAAAtcttggagctggccggcaacgcggcccgcgacaacaagacccGCATCATTcttcc aaaaaacaagaccCGCATCATCCGCAACGACCAGAAGCTCAACaaactgctgggaaaggtgaccatcgctcagggtggagtgctgccgaatatccaggttgtgctgctgcccaagaaa